The DNA sequence CCATTTCCCACATATCGCGGCGTAGCTCAACATCTACACCCGCAGTTGGCTCATCTAAAAATAAAATCTTTGGCTCATGCGAGAGAGCTTTTGCAATCAAGACCCTTCTCTTCATTCCACCTGAGAGGGTTATGATCTTTTCATCTTTTTTGTCCCACAAAGACAAATCACGAAGCACTTTTTCGATATACTCAGGATTGGGAGGTTTTCCGAAAAGTCCGCGGCTGTAGTTCATCGTTGCTATTACAGTTTCAAAAATATCCGTAGTCAGCTCTTGTGGGACCAGGCCGATCTTAGTTCTCGCTGCCCTGTATTCTTTTAAAATATCGTGCCCGTCTGCAAGCACAGTGCCTGCGCTAGGGTTCACAATTCCACATATGATGCTTATTAGCGTGGTTTTACCTGCGCCGTTTGGGCCAAGAAGTGCGAATATCTCACCCTCTTTTATATCAAGGTTGATATTATTTAACGCCTTAAGCCCTGAGGCATAGGTTTTATTTAGATTCTCTACAGATATAATACCTTTCACTTTGGTTCCTCA is a window from the Thermodesulfobacteriota bacterium genome containing:
- a CDS encoding ABC transporter ATP-binding protein — encoded protein: MKGIISVENLNKTYASGLKALNNINLDIKEGEIFALLGPNGAGKTTLISIICGIVNPSAGTVLADGHDILKEYRAARTKIGLVPQELTTDIFETVIATMNYSRGLFGKPPNPEYIEKVLRDLSLWDKKDEKIITLSGGMKRRVLIAKALSHEPKILFLDEPTAGVDVELRRDMWEMVRKLREDGVTIILTTHYIEEAEEMADRIGIITKGEIILVEDKAALMQKLGKKQIRLELNISIESIPVELSSHELELSEDGSELIYTFDKRGERTGITALLKDLNDKGIYFRDLHTRESTLEEIFVSLVTDKK